A genomic region of Gordonia crocea contains the following coding sequences:
- a CDS encoding acyl-CoA dehydrogenase, with the protein MGHYKSNLRDLQFNLFEVLNLEKVLGDGEFSDLDRETVNDMLREVAALAEGPIAEPFADTDRNPPVFDPETHTVAIPEGFKKAVNTFQESGWQFTGLHEELGGVPVPSPLRWAIAELLLGAQPAAFMYMAGPSFAQVFYNNGTDEQKEWAKVIAERGWGATMVLTEPDAGSDVGAGRTKAVQQEDGSWHIDGVKRFITSADSDDMFENVFHLVLARPEGAGPGTKGLSLFYVPKTHFDFETGEFGERNGVFVTNVEHKMGLKASATCELTFGQHGVPAKGWLVGEVHNGIAQMFDVIEHARMMVGTKAISTLSTGYLNALEYAKQRVQGADLTQMTDKSAPRVTITHHPDVRRSLMTQKAYAEGLRAIYLFTAAHQDDVTADLVSGADKDMAFKVNDLMLPIVKGVGSERAYEKLTESLQTLGGSGFLQDYPLEQYIRDSKIDSLYEGTTAIQAQDFFFRKIIRDKGQALAHVAGQVQAFINTDEVDGRLKGERALLNTALEDVQGMAATLTGFLMSAQEDPKQLYKVGTGSVRFLMSVGDLLIGWLLLRQAEVALAALDNGAEGDDKAFYEGKVAVATFFAKNMLPQLTSTRSILENVDNDIMELDEAAF; encoded by the coding sequence ATGGGCCATTACAAGTCCAACCTGCGTGACCTGCAGTTCAACCTGTTCGAGGTTCTCAACCTGGAGAAGGTTCTCGGCGACGGCGAGTTCAGCGACCTCGACCGCGAAACCGTCAACGACATGCTCCGCGAGGTCGCGGCGCTGGCCGAGGGCCCGATCGCCGAGCCGTTCGCCGACACCGACCGCAACCCGCCGGTCTTCGACCCGGAGACCCACACGGTCGCCATTCCCGAGGGCTTCAAGAAGGCCGTCAACACCTTCCAGGAGTCGGGCTGGCAGTTCACCGGCCTGCACGAGGAGCTCGGCGGCGTGCCGGTTCCCTCCCCCCTCCGCTGGGCCATCGCCGAGCTGCTGCTCGGCGCCCAGCCCGCCGCCTTCATGTACATGGCCGGCCCGTCGTTCGCCCAGGTCTTCTACAACAACGGCACCGACGAGCAGAAGGAATGGGCCAAGGTCATCGCCGAGCGCGGCTGGGGCGCCACCATGGTCCTCACCGAGCCCGACGCCGGTTCCGACGTCGGCGCGGGCCGCACCAAGGCCGTCCAGCAGGAGGACGGCAGCTGGCACATCGACGGTGTGAAGCGCTTCATCACCTCGGCCGACTCCGACGACATGTTCGAGAACGTCTTCCACCTCGTTCTCGCCCGCCCCGAAGGGGCCGGCCCCGGCACCAAGGGCCTGTCGCTGTTCTACGTCCCGAAGACCCACTTCGACTTCGAGACCGGTGAGTTCGGCGAGCGCAACGGCGTCTTCGTCACCAACGTCGAGCACAAGATGGGCCTCAAGGCCTCGGCCACCTGTGAACTGACCTTCGGCCAGCACGGCGTACCGGCCAAGGGCTGGCTCGTCGGCGAGGTCCACAACGGCATCGCCCAGATGTTCGACGTCATCGAGCACGCCCGCATGATGGTCGGCACCAAGGCCATCTCGACGCTGTCGACCGGCTACCTCAACGCGCTCGAGTACGCCAAGCAGCGCGTCCAGGGCGCCGACCTGACCCAGATGACCGACAAGTCCGCACCGCGCGTCACCATCACGCACCATCCGGACGTGCGCCGTTCGCTGATGACCCAGAAGGCCTACGCCGAGGGGCTGCGCGCGATCTACCTGTTCACCGCCGCCCACCAGGACGACGTCACCGCCGATCTCGTCAGCGGTGCCGACAAGGACATGGCGTTCAAGGTCAACGACCTGATGCTGCCGATCGTCAAGGGCGTCGGCTCCGAGCGCGCCTACGAGAAGCTCACCGAGTCGCTGCAGACGCTGGGCGGTTCGGGCTTCCTCCAGGACTACCCGCTCGAGCAGTACATCCGCGACTCCAAGATCGACTCGCTGTACGAGGGCACCACGGCCATCCAGGCACAGGACTTCTTCTTCCGGAAGATCATCCGCGACAAGGGCCAGGCCCTCGCGCACGTCGCCGGCCAGGTCCAGGCCTTCATCAACACCGACGAGGTCGACGGCCGTCTGAAGGGCGAGCGCGCCCTGCTGAACACCGCCCTCGAGGACGTGCAGGGCATGGCGGCGACGCTGACCGGCTTCCTCATGTCGGCCCAGGAGGACCCCAAGCAGCTGTACAAGGTCGGCACCGGTTCGGTCCGCTTCCTGATGTCGGTGGGCGACCTGCTCATCGGCTGGCTGCTGCTGCGCCAGGCGGAGGTGGCCCTGGCCGCCCTCGACAACGGCGCCGAGGGCGACGACAAGGCGTTCTACGAGGGCAAGGTCGCCGTCGCGACCTTCTTCGCGAAGAACATGCTGCCGCAGCTCACCTCGACCCGCAGCATCCTCGAGAACGTCGACAACGACATCATGGAGCTCGACGAAGCCGCGTTCTGA
- a CDS encoding DUF4185 domain-containing protein: MLSRSTRMKLVAVGAAAATAATLATATAPDADAFVAGRGTMVARITGPGSINDTVGRYNIIGTDLGILWDNGHKEILAAFGDTQSFNGWSILYGQLFHIRSNVLLRSRDRVLSDGLTFTGHSGRPGHAKRLIKPTRREITIVPTGGIAANGKQYMGIQAVNLWGDAGRWQTRYGALAVSGNNGRTFKRITAYRPNYKGNRKFQQVSLMKDGGFVYVYGTPSGRYGAVYLARVPEAKIENLGAYEYWSVNHWAKRKPSAATPIMSAPTGELSVAYNRYLGRYVSLATRDGATMRTAPTPQGPWTRGHNIVPANDPMGGYAPFIHPWSLDGPTMYFTYSIWHGYQVYLMRVNLRRP; encoded by the coding sequence ATGTTGTCTCGCTCCACGCGCATGAAGTTGGTCGCGGTTGGCGCCGCAGCCGCCACCGCGGCGACCCTCGCCACTGCCACCGCACCCGACGCCGATGCGTTCGTCGCCGGACGCGGAACGATGGTCGCCCGGATCACCGGGCCCGGATCGATCAACGACACCGTCGGCCGCTACAACATCATCGGCACCGACCTCGGCATCCTCTGGGACAACGGGCACAAGGAGATCCTCGCCGCCTTCGGCGACACGCAGTCGTTCAACGGCTGGTCGATCCTGTACGGGCAGCTGTTCCACATCCGCTCCAACGTGCTGCTGCGCAGCCGCGACCGGGTGTTGTCCGACGGCCTGACCTTTACCGGTCATTCCGGCCGACCCGGCCACGCCAAGCGTCTGATCAAGCCGACCCGTCGCGAGATCACCATCGTCCCGACCGGCGGTATCGCGGCGAACGGCAAGCAGTACATGGGGATCCAGGCCGTCAACCTCTGGGGCGACGCGGGCCGCTGGCAGACCCGGTACGGCGCACTGGCCGTGTCCGGCAACAACGGCCGCACTTTCAAGCGCATCACCGCCTACCGCCCCAACTACAAGGGCAACCGCAAGTTCCAGCAGGTTTCGCTGATGAAGGACGGCGGCTTCGTCTACGTCTACGGCACGCCGAGCGGCCGGTACGGCGCGGTCTACCTCGCCCGCGTGCCCGAGGCGAAGATCGAGAACCTCGGCGCATACGAATACTGGTCGGTGAACCACTGGGCCAAGCGCAAGCCGTCGGCGGCCACGCCGATCATGAGCGCACCCACCGGCGAACTCTCCGTGGCCTACAACCGCTACCTCGGCCGCTACGTCTCGCTGGCGACACGCGACGGCGCGACGATGCGCACCGCACCGACCCCGCAGGGGCCGTGGACCCGCGGCCACAACATCGTGCCGGCCAACGACCCGATGGGCGGCTACGCGCCGTTCATCCACCCGTGGTCGCTCGACGGCCCGACGATGTACTTCACGTACTCCATCTGGCACGGCTACCAGGTCTACCTGATGCGCGTGAACCTCCGACGCCCGTAG
- a CDS encoding SDR family NAD(P)-dependent oxidoreductase yields the protein MDIKGASAIVTGGASGIGAASARRLAAQGAKVVIADLKAEDGEKIASEIGGTFVTVDVTDTEQIKAAINAAVELGPLRAVVNSAGIGWAQRTIGKDGEFDSAHNLDLYKKVIAINLVGTFDVVRLAATAMSRNEPNENGERGAIVNLASVAAFDGQIGQAAYSSSKGGVVGMTLPVARDLSAVGVRVNCIAPGLIDTPIYGEGPESEAFKAKLGESVLFPKRLGVPDELASMVEELITNSYMNAEVVRVDGGIRMPPK from the coding sequence TCGGCGCGGCCTCTGCCCGTCGCCTCGCCGCGCAGGGCGCCAAGGTCGTCATCGCCGACCTGAAGGCCGAGGACGGTGAGAAGATCGCGTCGGAGATCGGCGGCACCTTCGTCACCGTCGACGTCACCGACACCGAGCAGATCAAGGCGGCGATCAACGCCGCCGTCGAGCTCGGCCCGCTGCGCGCGGTGGTGAACTCGGCCGGCATCGGCTGGGCGCAGCGCACCATCGGCAAGGACGGTGAGTTCGACTCCGCCCACAACCTGGACCTGTACAAGAAGGTCATCGCCATCAACCTGGTCGGCACCTTCGACGTCGTGCGCCTGGCCGCGACCGCGATGAGCCGCAACGAGCCCAACGAGAACGGCGAGCGCGGTGCGATCGTCAACCTGGCCAGCGTTGCGGCCTTCGACGGCCAGATCGGCCAAGCCGCCTACTCGTCGTCGAAGGGCGGCGTCGTCGGCATGACCCTGCCGGTGGCACGCGACCTGTCGGCCGTGGGCGTGCGCGTCAACTGCATCGCCCCCGGGCTGATCGACACCCCGATCTACGGCGAGGGGCCCGAGTCGGAGGCGTTCAAGGCCAAGCTCGGTGAGAGCGTCCTGTTCCCGAAGCGTCTCGGCGTGCCCGACGAGCTGGCCTCGATGGTCGAGGAGCTGATCACCAACTCCTACATGAACGCCGAGGTCGTTCGCGTCGACGGCGGCATCCGGATGCCACCGAAGTAG
- a CDS encoding Clp protease N-terminal domain-containing protein, whose amino-acid sequence MAESEITPAQLTGIRLDDLIAGIRKAYDDPLEQLTGAMTASEHLGEVGDSLIGHFVDQARRAGQPWSAIGASMGVTKQAAQKRFTSRDSGSDMFARFTPRARNVLVRAHDDAVRAQVTAIDPGLLLRHLLSDEQSLAVVALRKAGADVPGLRKSSGDPTPQDVTLPNDAPTLVPYSDDSKRTLERTVAIAVDKGHNYVGTEHLLLALFDDEKTAANLAEFGAHASAVDGAITDLLATVSSDR is encoded by the coding sequence ATGGCTGAATCTGAGATCACCCCCGCACAACTCACCGGAATCCGACTCGACGACCTGATCGCGGGGATCCGCAAGGCCTACGACGATCCGCTCGAGCAACTCACCGGCGCAATGACGGCCTCGGAACACCTGGGTGAAGTCGGCGACTCACTCATCGGTCACTTCGTCGACCAGGCTCGCCGAGCCGGCCAACCTTGGAGCGCCATCGGCGCGAGCATGGGCGTGACGAAGCAAGCAGCACAGAAGCGCTTCACCTCACGGGACAGCGGGAGCGACATGTTCGCCCGATTCACCCCTCGTGCACGAAATGTCTTGGTCCGCGCCCACGACGACGCGGTCCGCGCCCAGGTGACGGCCATCGACCCCGGTCTCCTGCTCCGCCACCTGCTTTCCGATGAGCAGTCATTGGCCGTCGTCGCCCTGCGCAAAGCCGGCGCCGACGTCCCTGGATTGCGCAAGTCCTCAGGTGACCCGACTCCGCAGGACGTCACCCTGCCCAACGACGCGCCAACGCTGGTTCCATACTCGGACGACTCCAAACGCACATTGGAGCGCACCGTCGCCATTGCCGTGGACAAGGGCCACAACTACGTCGGAACCGAACACCTCCTGTTGGCCCTATTCGACGACGAGAAGACCGCCGCGAACCTGGCAGAGTTCGGAGCACACGCCAGCGCCGTCGACGGCGCGATCACCGACCTTCTCGCGACGGTCTCGTCGGACCGCTAG
- a CDS encoding acyl-CoA thioesterase domain-containing protein encodes MASPSFFTEADGHFDPTRYALSMWAPRALNGPAVCALSARAAERAADAEGFRPARFTIDLFRAAMQDPTTTTATLLRDGGRVRVVEVDVHQYPNGLDAEPVRVARSTTVFLRGSSNPPGERWTRPAGNFTPPALPADDYYPRFAADAWTDAEGTSMPAVEWTREIGALQGAGRKRQWTYPLPVVPDEPASPFVGAVTAGESSSLLGNWGTTGIGLINCDLTVALTRLPHSARVGVVSDFHVEEDGVSVSQSILYDADGPIGTGMVTAVNNAKAEIDFTAVDPEERFRQA; translated from the coding sequence ATGGCCAGTCCCAGTTTCTTCACCGAGGCCGACGGACACTTCGACCCCACCCGCTATGCATTGAGCATGTGGGCCCCGCGCGCACTGAACGGACCCGCGGTCTGCGCCCTGTCGGCGCGCGCGGCCGAACGTGCCGCCGACGCCGAGGGCTTCCGCCCGGCGCGGTTCACCATCGACTTGTTCCGCGCGGCGATGCAAGACCCGACGACGACGACGGCCACGCTGCTGCGCGACGGCGGGCGGGTGCGGGTCGTCGAGGTCGACGTACACCAGTATCCGAATGGCCTTGACGCCGAACCGGTCCGAGTCGCCCGCTCGACGACGGTGTTCCTCCGCGGATCGTCGAATCCGCCCGGTGAGCGGTGGACCCGGCCGGCCGGCAACTTCACCCCGCCCGCGCTGCCCGCCGACGACTATTACCCGCGCTTCGCCGCCGACGCCTGGACCGACGCCGAGGGCACCTCCATGCCCGCCGTCGAGTGGACCCGCGAGATCGGCGCGCTCCAGGGCGCGGGACGCAAGCGCCAGTGGACTTACCCGCTGCCCGTCGTTCCCGACGAGCCGGCGTCGCCCTTCGTCGGCGCTGTCACCGCGGGAGAATCGAGCAGTCTGCTGGGAAACTGGGGCACGACGGGAATCGGCCTCATCAACTGCGACCTCACCGTCGCCCTCACGCGTCTGCCGCACAGTGCGCGCGTCGGAGTCGTGTCCGACTTCCACGTCGAGGAGGATGGAGTCTCGGTGAGTCAATCGATTCTTTACGACGCCGACGGCCCCATCGGCACCGGCATGGTCACCGCGGTGAACAATGCGAAAGCCGAGATCGACTTCACCGCGGTCGACCCGGAGGAGCGCTTCCGACAGGCGTAA
- a CDS encoding glutamate decarboxylase translates to MAMQGDDGGDKLSINPVFVRPGEATSYPKDRFPQEESLPSTAYQVVHDRAMLDGNARLNLATFVGTWMDDEAVRLYTEAFDKNMVDKDEYPATAEIESQCATMIADLWHAPDPDATIGTSTIGSSEAAMLGGLAMKRRWRHARTAAGKPVDKPNLVLSSAVQVCWEKFCNYFDVEPRFVPISHEHKVLDGFELEKYIDENTIGVVAIMGVTYTGMYEPVKKIAAKLDEIERDTGLDIPIHVDGASGGFIAPFCQPELEWDFRVDRVVSINTSGHKYGLVYPGLGWVVWRDKTVLPDDLVFYVSYLGGDMPTLALNFSRPGAQVLLQYYLFLRLGADGYQRVQQSCLDVAQHLASGIAAMAPFELWNDGSDIPVFAWYLKDGASKNWTLYDLADRLRLRGWLVPAYPMPDDLSGLTVQRIVVRNGLSRDLADQLLEEITSQVAFLDSLDGPMPRDGKTTPQFTH, encoded by the coding sequence ATGGCAATGCAGGGTGACGACGGCGGCGACAAGTTGAGCATCAACCCGGTGTTCGTGCGGCCGGGGGAGGCGACCTCGTACCCGAAGGACCGCTTCCCGCAGGAGGAGAGCCTGCCGTCGACGGCGTATCAGGTGGTGCACGACCGGGCGATGCTCGACGGCAACGCGCGATTGAACCTGGCGACCTTCGTCGGCACGTGGATGGACGACGAGGCGGTCAGGCTCTACACCGAGGCCTTCGACAAGAACATGGTCGACAAGGACGAGTACCCGGCGACCGCGGAGATCGAATCGCAGTGCGCCACCATGATCGCCGACCTCTGGCACGCGCCCGATCCCGACGCCACGATCGGCACGTCGACGATCGGCTCGTCGGAGGCGGCCATGCTCGGCGGGCTGGCGATGAAGCGGCGTTGGCGCCATGCGCGCACGGCCGCCGGCAAACCCGTCGACAAGCCGAACCTGGTGCTCTCCAGCGCGGTTCAGGTGTGTTGGGAGAAGTTCTGCAACTACTTCGACGTCGAGCCCCGCTTCGTCCCGATCAGCCACGAACACAAGGTGCTCGACGGCTTCGAGTTGGAGAAGTACATCGACGAGAACACCATCGGGGTCGTCGCGATCATGGGCGTCACCTACACCGGGATGTACGAGCCGGTGAAGAAGATCGCCGCCAAACTCGACGAGATCGAGCGTGACACCGGGCTGGACATCCCGATCCACGTCGACGGGGCGTCGGGCGGCTTCATCGCCCCGTTCTGCCAGCCCGAGCTGGAGTGGGACTTCCGCGTCGACCGGGTGGTCTCGATCAACACCTCCGGACACAAGTACGGGTTGGTGTACCCGGGCCTGGGCTGGGTGGTGTGGCGCGACAAGACGGTGTTGCCCGACGACCTGGTCTTCTACGTCAGCTACCTCGGCGGCGACATGCCGACGCTGGCGCTGAACTTCTCCCGGCCCGGGGCGCAGGTGTTGTTGCAGTACTACCTGTTCCTGCGGTTGGGTGCCGACGGCTATCAGCGGGTGCAGCAGTCCTGCCTCGACGTGGCGCAGCATCTCGCGTCGGGGATCGCCGCGATGGCGCCGTTCGAGTTGTGGAACGACGGGTCGGACATCCCGGTGTTCGCCTGGTACCTCAAGGACGGGGCGAGTAAGAACTGGACGCTCTACGACCTGGCCGACCGGCTGCGGTTGCGCGGGTGGCTGGTGCCGGCCTACCCGATGCCCGACGACCTGTCAGGGCTGACGGTCCAGCGGATCGTGGTGCGCAACGGGTTGAGCCGCGACCTGGCCGACCAGTTGCTCGAGGAGATCACGAGCCAGGTGGCATTCCTTGACTCGTTGGACGGTCCGATGCCGCGCGACGGCAAGACCACACCGCAGTTCACCCACTGA
- a CDS encoding deoxyribonuclease IV — translation MRIGAHLREEDDPLATAEELGIDVFQMFVTDPQSWKKPQPRADADAIAASPIDVVVHSSYQINVASLNNRLRMPSRKAVEQQAAAAADLGAFGLVVHGGHLRDGEERDLGFENWRKLFERQEDKGGFGVPILIENTAGGDHAMARTLESIERLWEAVGDYEQAGFCLDTCHAWAGGEDLVGLVERVRAITGRIDLVHLNNSRDEFDSGRDRHANLADGHIDPDVLVGVIEAADAPVVLETPSPGIRDDLAFLRDRL, via the coding sequence ATGCGAATCGGAGCCCACCTGCGCGAAGAAGACGACCCGTTGGCGACGGCCGAGGAGCTCGGCATCGACGTCTTCCAGATGTTCGTCACCGACCCGCAAAGCTGGAAGAAGCCACAACCGCGGGCCGACGCCGACGCCATCGCCGCGTCGCCGATCGACGTGGTGGTCCACTCCAGCTATCAGATCAACGTGGCGAGCCTGAACAACCGGCTGCGGATGCCCTCGCGCAAAGCCGTCGAGCAGCAGGCCGCGGCGGCCGCCGACCTCGGCGCCTTCGGCCTCGTCGTGCACGGTGGGCACCTGCGTGACGGCGAGGAGCGCGACCTGGGATTCGAGAACTGGCGCAAGCTGTTCGAACGCCAGGAGGACAAGGGCGGGTTCGGCGTCCCGATCCTGATCGAGAACACCGCCGGCGGGGACCACGCGATGGCCCGGACACTCGAATCGATCGAGCGCCTGTGGGAAGCCGTCGGCGACTACGAGCAGGCCGGCTTCTGTCTCGACACCTGCCACGCCTGGGCCGGCGGCGAGGACCTCGTCGGCCTGGTGGAGCGGGTTCGGGCGATCACCGGCCGGATCGACCTGGTGCACCTCAACAACTCTCGCGACGAGTTCGACTCCGGCCGCGACCGCCACGCCAACCTGGCCGACGGACACATCGACCCCGACGTGTTGGTCGGAGTGATCGAGGCGGCCGACGCACCGGTGGTACTGGAGACGCCTTCCCCTGGAATCCGCGATGACCTGGCCTTTCTCCGGGATAGGCTGTAG
- a CDS encoding HdeD family acid-resistance protein, with protein MTIADIERQIPETVVGAVRGTVIFSALVGLAVGIACLVWPSATINVLGILLGIALVVAGLFRIYQSFAATYLSGGLRFALGLIGLMILWAGIVVLWHPASDGWDNDYRAWFLAVFIGIGWIFQGLGDLFGATTGSRHSSVWWAIFSGVVAIAAGIIMIAWPNLGLSTFVWVSGILLIVISIVSLFNLPKKV; from the coding sequence ATGACCATTGCTGACATCGAACGTCAAATTCCGGAAACCGTCGTGGGTGCCGTCCGGGGCACCGTCATCTTCTCCGCCCTCGTCGGGCTTGCCGTCGGTATTGCCTGCCTCGTTTGGCCGTCGGCGACGATTAACGTCCTTGGTATTCTGCTCGGCATTGCGCTGGTGGTCGCGGGTCTGTTCCGTATCTACCAGTCGTTTGCCGCCACCTACCTTTCCGGCGGCCTGCGGTTCGCCCTCGGGCTCATCGGCCTGATGATCCTGTGGGCCGGCATCGTCGTGCTGTGGCACCCGGCCAGCGACGGTTGGGACAACGACTACCGGGCCTGGTTCCTCGCCGTCTTCATCGGAATCGGCTGGATCTTCCAGGGACTCGGCGACCTGTTCGGTGCCACGACCGGTTCGCGTCACTCGTCGGTCTGGTGGGCGATCTTCTCCGGTGTCGTCGCGATTGCCGCGGGCATCATCATGATCGCGTGGCCGAACCTGGGTCTGTCGACCTTCGTGTGGGTCTCGGGCATCCTGCTGATCGTGATCAGCATCGTGTCGCTGTTCAACCTTCCGAAGAAGGTCTAG
- a CDS encoding cation diffusion facilitator family transporter, with the protein MSNRSRLQRFAWLSIATAIATIALKTGAWWITGSVGLLSDAAESVVNLVAAIVALVALGVAARPADDSHNFGHAKAEYFSAGVEGAMIFVAAVVIIYSAVDRLLHPRELESLGLGLAISVVAAVLNGVVGWILIRAGRKHRSPTLSADGKHLMTDVVTTVGVIVAVAVVAITGWHRMDPVIAIAVAVNILFVGYRLIVDSTSGLMDASLPDDDREQIEQVLDEFRSRSVDFHDVRTRVGGHMRFLQLHMLVPGDWSVQQGHDLVEEVESALREAVEDLVVVVHLEPIDDPRSYESWRR; encoded by the coding sequence GTGTCCAACCGCAGTCGACTGCAGCGATTCGCCTGGCTGAGCATCGCGACCGCGATCGCCACCATCGCGCTGAAGACGGGTGCGTGGTGGATCACCGGTTCGGTGGGCCTGCTGTCCGATGCCGCGGAGTCGGTGGTCAACCTCGTCGCGGCCATCGTCGCGCTCGTCGCGCTCGGGGTGGCCGCGCGGCCGGCCGATGACTCGCACAACTTCGGCCACGCCAAGGCCGAGTACTTCTCCGCGGGGGTCGAAGGGGCGATGATCTTCGTCGCCGCGGTGGTGATCATCTACTCGGCGGTCGACCGACTCCTCCATCCGAGGGAGTTGGAATCCCTCGGGCTGGGTTTGGCGATCTCCGTCGTCGCGGCGGTGCTCAACGGCGTCGTGGGATGGATCCTCATCCGTGCGGGCCGCAAGCACCGATCGCCGACGCTGAGCGCCGACGGCAAGCACCTGATGACCGACGTGGTCACGACGGTGGGGGTGATCGTGGCCGTGGCCGTCGTCGCCATCACCGGTTGGCACCGGATGGATCCGGTCATCGCGATTGCGGTTGCGGTCAACATTCTCTTCGTCGGGTACCGGTTGATCGTCGATTCGACGTCAGGGCTGATGGATGCGTCGCTGCCCGACGATGATCGGGAGCAGATCGAGCAGGTCCTCGACGAGTTCCGGTCGCGGTCGGTGGATTTTCACGATGTGCGCACCCGGGTCGGCGGGCATATGCGGTTTCTGCAGTTGCACATGCTGGTGCCCGGTGACTGGTCGGTGCAGCAGGGACACGACCTCGTCGAAGAGGTCGAGTCCGCCTTGCGCGAGGCGGTTGAGGACCTCGTCGTCGTCGTGCATCTGGAGCCGATCGACGATCCTCGGTCGTACGAGTCCTGGCGCCGCTAA
- a CDS encoding MFS transporter, with product MTSAQHPQRWAFGFLLALLALALGVSGLPSPLYPIYQSQWHLSPLTITIVFAVYALGALGSALTVGPISDSIGRKPVLIAALTAILVGLGLFLVAGQAWHLEIARFLHGAAIGAITVVSGAALLDVRPHDGARNGMLSGVALNVGIAITALGSAAAAQWSSIPLRLPFAIVAAVVAVMMVALLVLVEPHQDRTGERIRIAAPAVPSSIRADFSFSGIGIFTSWSVLGVFLSLYPALTQRATGHTSVMFVGVVISAMAAASALSQWLSGRFNPRSTAIVGNLGMIVALGCAVWALDTGATWFIIADSVVLGAAFGLAFGGSLRHLNQVTPADARGAVMSAYYLLGYLAMAIPTITAGALASRFGTEAIFPWFVLVVALAALGAAVIGLRGVRDRPVVITEVSPPCGVSG from the coding sequence ATGACGTCGGCGCAGCATCCGCAGCGGTGGGCCTTCGGCTTCCTGCTCGCACTGCTCGCCCTCGCCCTCGGCGTCTCGGGCCTGCCGTCGCCGCTGTATCCGATCTATCAGAGCCAATGGCACCTGTCCCCGCTGACGATCACCATCGTCTTCGCCGTCTATGCGCTCGGCGCCCTGGGCTCGGCGCTCACCGTCGGACCGATCTCCGACTCCATCGGCCGCAAACCGGTCCTCATCGCCGCCCTGACCGCCATCCTCGTCGGCCTGGGCCTGTTCCTCGTCGCCGGGCAGGCGTGGCACCTGGAGATCGCCCGGTTCCTGCACGGCGCGGCGATCGGGGCGATCACCGTCGTCTCCGGCGCCGCCCTGCTCGACGTCCGGCCGCACGACGGGGCGCGCAACGGGATGCTCAGCGGCGTCGCGCTCAACGTCGGCATCGCGATCACCGCGCTGGGTTCGGCCGCCGCGGCCCAGTGGTCGTCGATCCCGCTACGACTGCCCTTTGCGATCGTCGCAGCGGTCGTCGCGGTCATGATGGTCGCGCTGCTCGTACTCGTCGAACCGCACCAAGACCGGACCGGTGAGCGTATCCGGATCGCCGCTCCGGCCGTGCCGTCCTCGATCCGGGCCGACTTCTCCTTCTCCGGAATCGGCATCTTCACGTCGTGGTCGGTGCTCGGCGTCTTCCTCAGCCTCTACCCGGCACTGACCCAGCGGGCCACCGGACACACCTCGGTCATGTTCGTGGGCGTCGTGATCTCGGCGATGGCGGCGGCCTCGGCGCTGTCGCAGTGGTTGAGCGGCCGCTTCAACCCGCGGAGCACCGCCATCGTGGGGAACCTGGGGATGATCGTCGCACTCGGCTGCGCCGTCTGGGCCCTGGACACCGGGGCAACCTGGTTCATCATCGCCGACTCCGTCGTCCTCGGCGCCGCCTTCGGACTCGCCTTCGGCGGATCGCTGCGCCACCTCAACCAGGTCACCCCCGCCGACGCGCGCGGCGCCGTGATGAGCGCCTACTACCTGCTCGGCTACCTGGCGATGGCGATCCCGACCATCACCGCGGGTGCCCTGGCCTCCCGCTTCGGCACCGAGGCGATCTTTCCGTGGTTCGTGCTCGTGGTGGCGCTGGCCGCGCTGGGCGCAGCCGTCATCGGTCTCCGCGGCGTGCGCGACCGGCCCGTCGTGATCACCGAGGTATCGCCGCCCTGCGGCGTCAGTGGGTGA